The proteins below come from a single Saccharophagus degradans 2-40 genomic window:
- a CDS encoding AgmX/PglI C-terminal domain-containing protein, with product MQHAFQPASLELVLPWEIDEQQDARFKKWLIRVVAPFLLLLIVIPLLPELELTLDDTAEEVVKTRILLEPKIVEQPKPEPQKVVEQPKPKPKPEKVKPVEQKKVTGTPVPPAPPKTEQETKQDFAKAQGLSGLSNELSSLRNSLDLKKLQNKNVSHSDAGRVEHSANQVLGKDSATMVGTGISVDDADMRSDAIALAEHNSLIVEGVSTTGGEQSGRSHSSAYGSYTAGMRDMESIRRVLERTKSRTQSDYQRFLRDHPDLGGKFIFKFVIQPDGELTDLELVASELGVANLEQSILDKIKRINFGKKDVSATSVQYSFTFLPSV from the coding sequence ATGCAACACGCTTTTCAGCCAGCTTCCTTAGAGTTGGTGTTACCTTGGGAGATAGACGAGCAACAGGATGCGCGCTTTAAAAAATGGCTTATTCGTGTAGTCGCGCCATTTTTATTGTTGTTAATTGTTATCCCCTTGCTGCCAGAGCTAGAGTTGACGCTCGACGATACGGCAGAAGAGGTGGTTAAAACGCGCATACTATTAGAGCCAAAAATTGTTGAACAACCAAAACCCGAACCGCAGAAGGTTGTAGAGCAGCCAAAACCTAAGCCGAAACCAGAAAAGGTGAAGCCGGTAGAACAGAAAAAAGTTACGGGTACCCCTGTACCGCCTGCGCCCCCTAAAACAGAGCAAGAAACTAAACAGGATTTTGCTAAAGCACAGGGCTTGAGTGGTTTATCTAACGAATTAAGCTCGCTACGTAACTCGCTCGACCTCAAAAAGCTGCAAAACAAAAATGTATCTCACTCAGATGCAGGACGCGTAGAGCACAGTGCAAACCAGGTACTAGGTAAAGATAGCGCAACTATGGTGGGCACGGGTATTAGCGTAGATGATGCCGATATGCGCAGCGACGCCATTGCACTTGCAGAGCATAATTCGTTAATTGTAGAAGGCGTGTCTACAACCGGCGGAGAGCAGAGTGGGCGCTCACATTCATCTGCTTATGGTAGCTATACCGCGGGTATGCGCGATATGGAGAGCATTCGACGGGTGTTGGAGCGCACCAAAAGTAGAACGCAATCCGACTACCAGAGATTTCTACGCGATCACCCTGATTTAGGCGGTAAATTCATTTTTAAATTTGTTATTCAGCCCGATGGCGAGTTAACTGATTTAGAATTAGTGGCAAGTGAGTTGGGTGTTGCTAATTTAGAGCAGAGTATTTTAGATAAAATTAAGCGCATCAATTTTGGTAAAAAAGATGTCTCTGCGACTTCCGTGCAATATTCATTTACTTTCTTGCCCTCTGTGTAA
- a CDS encoding MotA/TolQ/ExbB proton channel family protein, producing the protein MSDFYMVITNFFSEGGFFIYPIGLVLAVGLAIAFERWAFLTRERIRNIKAFESFLPLLRTTDMDKMQLYTRESQAPVTRIIACGLDMMTVSKQRADIENAMNEGMLETMPRLEERTSYLAVLANIATLLGLLGTIIGLIGAFTAVAQADPAQKSELLSSSISVAMNTTAFGLIAAIPLLILHSVLQSKTAKIVRSIEMSAVKFLNIMTMHRLIEAGITRYIEKETGVERTEVKEIGDELPAT; encoded by the coding sequence ATGTCCGATTTCTATATGGTTATTACCAACTTTTTCTCTGAGGGTGGCTTTTTTATCTACCCAATCGGTTTGGTGTTGGCGGTAGGGCTGGCAATAGCTTTCGAGCGTTGGGCTTTTCTGACGCGTGAGCGCATCCGCAATATAAAGGCTTTTGAATCGTTCTTGCCTTTATTACGCACAACCGATATGGACAAAATGCAGCTTTACACGCGCGAAAGCCAAGCGCCAGTTACACGTATTATTGCTTGCGGTTTAGACATGATGACCGTTTCTAAGCAGCGCGCCGATATAGAAAACGCTATGAACGAAGGTATGCTAGAAACCATGCCCCGCTTAGAAGAGCGCACCTCTTACCTTGCTGTATTGGCAAACATTGCTACGTTACTAGGCCTGTTGGGTACCATTATTGGTTTGATCGGTGCGTTTACCGCTGTTGCTCAAGCAGACCCTGCGCAAAAGTCTGAGCTGCTTTCATCCTCTATTTCTGTTGCCATGAACACCACCGCATTTGGTTTGATTGCGGCAATCCCGTTGTTAATTTTGCACTCTGTATTACAAAGCAAAACCGCCAAAATAGTGCGCTCTATTGAAATGTCTGCGGTTAAGTTTTTAAATATTATGACTATGCACCGTCTAATAGAAGCGGGTATTACTCGTTATATCGAGAAGGAAACAGGCGTAGAGCGTACGGAAGTGAAAGAGATTGGCGACGAGCTTCCTGCAACTTAA
- a CDS encoding tetratricopeptide repeat protein, with amino-acid sequence MKPLKRTLPMLVAVIAVASCGGNNRQSTLGDLEYRPKQEQEIEFEKLDHAQVREEYKELLDLFEDKQLKEQIERRIADVYMMESVHTQHQDVEKKSYYLEAIKEYEKILEKYPNSPDNAEVLYQLAKAYDMEGEQEKALRMLTELTSKHPYYPNLAEAWFRVADIHFSNQRYDQAKHAYQQVTHLNTGTLWVNAHYMLGWTHYKQFQYEKSLDSYANVLNTYLAGKESAEGLGKAEKPVVEDTLHSISLSLDKLAGAETIPNVPGLVGRSYVWMLYKKLGDFYLEKELFGEAVNSYRAYIDANPSSQRAPVFHNMVINAHIKGGFPALALEEKALYVKAYGIHSNFNVADESIRASISTSLREYLEELAKFHHSAAQDYDKKLAELEEKPKGQDKRISVARKDAKASYDSAAAYYKELADTFPNDPNFDSTMYYRAEVLFAGKRFAEAVHDYEFVAYTPKGKSAEEQRPDAGYAAIISYQKHIDTYPEAEQNSKAVRQWQEKAVASMLNFAGTFHADERSPSVLTNAAEYLFSLNKYEQAIEVSTALLNKNPNLDNNLKKTAYGIAAHSWFKLENYVEAEASYLNQRALVVQESEEYNVISERLATTIYKNSETIVQTGDKQATIAELLKIKALSPNSTRRVPAQYDAVILLMELKQWDTAIDELLDLKANFSEHELAVEFPRKLALAYERDERWQAASQEYLALNANDPDVEVQREALFAAAMMFEKSAEHEKAIKYFKQYAHRYEQPFDTRMEARYRLALNYETLGEAGKMQYWLRRVIEANRKAGDNKTERSIWLAAWANTKYGDFYAEQFHNTKLTQPLVKSLPKRNAFLEQASASYQQAAESGVLEYVTLSGYKIAKLYQALASDLRTAPPPSNLSGSDIQLYESIIEEQAQPLDQLAIELHEANASRAWDGEFNEWIDKSFVQLRALYPERYAKSEVLVSYGDEIR; translated from the coding sequence ATGAAGCCTCTAAAGCGAACTTTGCCAATGTTAGTGGCGGTTATTGCTGTCGCATCGTGTGGCGGAAATAACCGTCAAAGCACGCTTGGCGATTTAGAGTATAGGCCAAAGCAAGAGCAAGAAATTGAGTTTGAAAAGCTCGATCATGCGCAAGTGCGTGAAGAATATAAAGAATTGCTCGACTTGTTTGAAGATAAACAACTAAAAGAGCAAATAGAACGCCGTATTGCCGATGTGTATATGATGGAATCTGTGCACACGCAACATCAAGATGTAGAAAAGAAAAGCTATTATTTAGAAGCTATTAAAGAATACGAAAAAATTCTAGAAAAGTACCCCAATTCGCCAGATAACGCGGAAGTGCTTTATCAGTTAGCAAAAGCATACGATATGGAAGGTGAGCAGGAAAAAGCCTTACGTATGTTAACCGAACTTACATCTAAGCATCCTTACTACCCCAATTTGGCTGAGGCGTGGTTCCGTGTGGCGGATATCCACTTTAGCAACCAGCGTTACGACCAAGCTAAACACGCTTACCAACAAGTTACGCACCTTAATACTGGTACGCTTTGGGTAAACGCGCACTATATGTTGGGCTGGACGCATTACAAACAGTTTCAATATGAAAAAAGTTTAGATTCCTACGCAAACGTATTGAACACCTACCTCGCGGGCAAAGAGTCTGCTGAAGGGTTAGGTAAGGCCGAAAAGCCTGTGGTTGAAGATACATTGCACTCAATAAGTTTATCGCTAGATAAATTAGCCGGCGCCGAAACAATTCCTAATGTACCGGGTTTGGTTGGCCGCTCTTATGTTTGGATGCTGTATAAAAAACTGGGTGACTTTTACTTAGAAAAAGAATTATTCGGCGAAGCGGTAAATAGCTACCGCGCTTATATTGATGCTAACCCTAGCTCGCAGCGTGCGCCCGTGTTTCACAATATGGTTATCAATGCGCACATCAAAGGTGGTTTTCCTGCGCTGGCGTTAGAAGAGAAAGCGCTTTACGTAAAAGCTTACGGTATTCATTCGAATTTTAACGTTGCAGATGAATCCATTCGCGCTTCTATTTCAACTTCATTACGTGAATATTTAGAAGAGCTGGCCAAATTCCATCACAGCGCAGCACAGGATTACGACAAAAAACTGGCTGAACTCGAAGAGAAGCCCAAGGGGCAAGATAAGCGTATTAGTGTTGCGCGCAAAGATGCCAAAGCGTCTTACGATTCCGCAGCGGCTTACTACAAGGAATTAGCAGACACTTTCCCTAATGACCCGAACTTCGATTCAACTATGTACTACCGTGCAGAAGTGTTATTTGCCGGTAAACGATTCGCCGAAGCGGTACATGATTACGAGTTCGTTGCTTATACGCCCAAGGGCAAAAGCGCAGAAGAGCAGCGGCCCGATGCGGGTTACGCAGCGATTATTTCGTATCAAAAACACATAGATACCTACCCAGAAGCCGAGCAAAATTCGAAAGCGGTTAGACAGTGGCAAGAAAAAGCTGTGGCTTCCATGCTTAATTTTGCTGGCACCTTCCACGCGGATGAGCGTTCACCTTCGGTACTCACTAACGCAGCAGAATACTTGTTTAGCTTAAATAAGTATGAACAGGCCATTGAAGTGTCTACTGCGCTGCTGAATAAGAACCCAAACCTCGACAACAATCTTAAGAAAACCGCTTACGGTATAGCGGCGCACTCTTGGTTTAAATTAGAAAACTATGTTGAGGCTGAAGCGAGTTACTTGAATCAGCGAGCGCTGGTCGTCCAGGAAAGTGAAGAATACAACGTTATATCTGAACGCTTAGCCACGACTATCTACAAAAATTCCGAAACAATAGTGCAAACAGGCGACAAGCAAGCCACTATCGCCGAACTATTAAAAATCAAAGCGTTATCCCCAAACTCTACACGTCGTGTACCCGCGCAATACGATGCTGTTATTTTATTGATGGAGTTAAAGCAGTGGGATACAGCAATAGACGAGCTTCTAGATTTAAAAGCTAACTTCAGTGAGCACGAGTTGGCTGTGGAATTCCCCAGAAAACTGGCATTAGCCTACGAGCGCGATGAACGCTGGCAAGCGGCTTCGCAAGAATACTTGGCGCTAAATGCAAACGACCCGGATGTGGAAGTGCAGCGCGAAGCCTTATTTGCGGCGGCAATGATGTTTGAAAAATCGGCAGAACATGAGAAAGCGATTAAATACTTTAAGCAGTATGCGCACCGCTACGAACAGCCTTTCGATACGCGAATGGAAGCGCGCTACAGGCTTGCGCTTAATTACGAAACCTTAGGTGAAGCCGGCAAAATGCAATACTGGCTGCGTAGAGTGATAGAGGCTAATAGAAAAGCTGGCGATAATAAAACTGAGCGCAGTATTTGGTTGGCGGCCTGGGCCAATACTAAATACGGCGATTTCTACGCAGAACAATTCCATAACACCAAGTTGACTCAGCCTTTGGTAAAAAGCTTACCTAAGCGCAACGCGTTTTTAGAGCAGGCTAGTGCGAGTTATCAGCAAGCTGCCGAATCGGGCGTGCTGGAATACGTAACACTTTCGGGTTATAAAATCGCGAAGTTATATCAGGCATTAGCATCCGATCTGCGAACTGCTCCGCCGCCTAGCAACCTAAGTGGCAGCGATATTCAACTGTATGAAAGTATTATCGAAGAGCAAGCCCAGCCTCTTGATCAGTTGGCAATAGAGTTACATGAAGCCAATGCTAGTCGGGCGTGGGATGGCGAGTTTAACGAGTGGATAGATAAAAGTTTTGTGCAGTTACGTGCTCTCTACCCAGAGCGATATGCAAAGAGTGAGGTATTAGTGAGTTATGGCGATGAAATACGTTAA
- a CDS encoding fibro-slime domain-containing protein encodes MKKKTPKLQSAILACSLLTLGACSGGDNAGTAGDTAPGNSQSQTPLEFTGGTSFVYVERSIAQMQQNKTNHFNNKLNNDLGTPTDLSSPYEFNPGAKLYHRTGLEIGAIELDVLTDYFGGTGYDVKDVSVSQDGNTIVFAAHGQAGNSAHSSWSIYTYDLTSQTIKRVIADDTLANAGEDTNPTFTLTGDIVFSSDRSAGNPNNPTDIFVEENENCYKVGPSEKPSLLHIMNAYGENIVQLTYGNNHDTTPTTLKDGRVAFVRWSRSYKEVPQCATESNAGSGKSNNDIFTSFFNTQPDTQGLDAPTSWLDSQMCAYAIDTPVGPVLASNHYSLLRIDPVRGDLEQLYKTHTINTSDEEFLTIDNIVQSEDGRLMAIIKHHYNNVMGGSAVALTDPHTENQTSVFASFAPQPITSEASNLYPNQLSVAGWFSSIAPYRDGTERLLLAWSQCVTVSEGGVSSFCSSTNEDGELNSKYGIWMYDPSTNSRLPIVRAKEDKVLSELGLGRPHVGFDFPFEPYSDDFTDDLDSSRIICTDPGIDPNPEPEPEPQPEPEPQPEPEPQPEPEPQPEPEPQPEPEPQPEPEPQPEPEPQPEPEPQPEPEPQPEPEPQPEPEPQPEPEPQPEPEPQPEPEPQPEPEPQPEPEPQPEPEPQPEPEPQPEPEPQPEPEPQPEPEPQPEPEPQPEPEPQPEPEPQNLPPIANAGADQVVYQGDLVMLNGSASTDPEGAALTYQWTMVSAPEGSESELVDSYLVSPNIVADVAGTYVFDLVVNDTVHNSDVDTVIVTTQPQVCDTSNITSRYIPVTLRDFHQSHPDFEYKVGQDYGIVAPYLGEDRLPVYANEHGSTPTTNGKATFDQWYRNVEGVNIAFDTSLEITREGENSVWRYSNGNFFPLDNQGWGNTEGQDHNFYFTLETHLEFLYEGGEVFTFRGDDDLWLYINGKLVIDIGGVHSMIERSIDLDKAAAELGIEVGQTYSFDLFFAERHTTQSNFQIETNINLECTDNR; translated from the coding sequence ATGAAAAAGAAAACCCCAAAACTTCAAAGTGCAATTTTGGCCTGCAGCCTGCTTACTCTAGGCGCGTGTTCGGGTGGGGATAACGCCGGTACCGCGGGTGATACAGCCCCTGGTAATAGCCAATCCCAAACGCCGCTTGAGTTCACTGGTGGTACGTCGTTTGTTTATGTTGAGCGCAGTATTGCGCAAATGCAGCAAAACAAGACGAATCACTTTAATAACAAGCTCAATAACGACCTAGGCACACCAACAGATTTAAGCTCGCCTTACGAATTTAACCCAGGCGCTAAGCTGTATCACCGCACTGGCTTAGAAATTGGTGCAATTGAGCTAGATGTATTAACCGATTATTTTGGCGGTACGGGCTACGACGTTAAAGACGTAAGCGTTTCGCAAGATGGCAATACTATTGTATTTGCGGCACACGGGCAGGCGGGCAATAGCGCGCATTCAAGCTGGAGCATTTACACCTACGACCTAACCAGTCAAACCATCAAGCGTGTTATAGCCGACGATACTCTGGCAAATGCTGGTGAAGATACCAACCCAACGTTCACACTAACTGGCGATATTGTATTCTCATCCGATCGCTCGGCCGGCAACCCCAATAACCCTACTGATATTTTCGTTGAAGAAAATGAAAACTGCTACAAAGTAGGGCCAAGCGAGAAGCCTTCGCTGCTACACATAATGAACGCCTACGGCGAAAATATTGTGCAGCTAACCTATGGCAACAATCACGATACTACACCTACCACGCTTAAAGATGGTCGAGTAGCTTTTGTACGCTGGTCGCGCAGCTACAAAGAAGTGCCCCAGTGTGCAACTGAAAGCAATGCTGGGTCCGGTAAATCCAATAACGACATATTCACATCGTTCTTTAATACTCAGCCAGATACACAAGGTTTAGATGCACCTACCAGCTGGTTGGATTCGCAAATGTGCGCCTATGCCATCGATACACCGGTTGGCCCAGTGTTGGCAAGCAATCACTATTCATTGTTGCGTATAGACCCAGTACGAGGCGACCTAGAGCAACTTTATAAAACCCACACCATTAATACTTCAGACGAAGAGTTCTTAACAATCGACAATATTGTTCAGTCTGAAGATGGCCGCTTAATGGCAATTATTAAGCACCATTACAACAATGTAATGGGGGGCAGTGCGGTTGCGCTTACCGATCCGCATACTGAAAATCAAACATCTGTATTTGCTTCATTTGCTCCGCAGCCAATTACATCCGAAGCGTCTAATTTATATCCTAACCAGCTTTCTGTAGCGGGTTGGTTTAGTTCTATTGCACCTTATCGCGATGGTACCGAGCGCTTATTGTTAGCGTGGTCGCAGTGTGTGACTGTATCTGAGGGGGGGGTTTCGTCGTTTTGTTCGAGCACAAACGAAGACGGTGAATTGAACAGCAAGTACGGTATTTGGATGTACGATCCAAGCACCAATAGCCGTTTACCTATTGTGCGCGCTAAAGAAGATAAGGTGTTAAGTGAATTAGGCCTTGGCCGTCCGCATGTTGGTTTCGACTTTCCGTTCGAACCCTACAGCGATGACTTTACCGATGATTTAGACTCAAGCCGTATTATTTGTACCGACCCAGGTATCGACCCGAATCCAGAGCCGGAACCTGAGCCACAGCCGGAACCTGAGCCACAGCCGGAACCTGAGCCACAGCCAGAACCTGAGCCACAGCCAGAACCTGAGCCACAGCCAGAACCTGAGCCACAGCCGGAACCTGAGCCACAGCCAGAACCTGAGCCACAGCCAGAACCTGAGCCACAGCCAGAACCTGAGCCACAGCCGGAACCTGAGCCACAGCCAGAACCTGAGCCACAGCCAGAACCTGAGCCACAGCCAGAACCTGAGCCACAGCCGGAACCTGAGCCACAGCCAGAACCTGAGCCACAGCCAGAACCTGAGCCACAGCCAGAACCTGAGCCACAGCCAGAACCTGAGCCTCAACCAGAACCTGAGCCGCAGCCAGAACCTGAGCCTCAACCAGAACCTGAGCCGCAGCCAGAACCTGAACCACAGCCAGAACCTGAGCCGCAGCCAGAACCTGAACCACAGAACTTACCACCTATAGCGAATGCGGGTGCCGATCAGGTGGTTTATCAGGGTGACTTGGTTATGCTTAACGGTAGTGCCAGTACCGACCCTGAAGGTGCTGCGTTAACCTATCAATGGACTATGGTGTCTGCGCCAGAGGGAAGTGAAAGCGAGCTGGTGGATTCGTATTTGGTGTCCCCCAATATTGTGGCGGATGTAGCAGGTACTTATGTATTTGATTTAGTTGTTAACGATACCGTACACAACAGCGACGTAGACACTGTAATTGTGACTACACAGCCGCAAGTGTGTGATACGTCGAATATTACTAGCAGGTATATTCCCGTTACTTTGCGCGACTTCCATCAAAGTCACCCAGATTTTGAATACAAGGTTGGGCAAGATTACGGCATCGTTGCGCCGTACTTAGGTGAAGATCGCTTACCCGTATATGCAAACGAGCATGGCAGCACGCCAACTACTAACGGTAAAGCTACTTTTGACCAGTGGTACCGCAACGTTGAGGGCGTAAACATCGCTTTCGATACTAGCTTAGAAATTACCCGCGAAGGAGAAAACTCCGTTTGGCGTTACAGTAACGGAAACTTCTTCCCGCTGGATAACCAAGGCTGGGGCAATACAGAAGGTCAAGACCACAACTTCTACTTCACTTTGGAAACGCACCTAGAGTTCCTATATGAAGGTGGCGAAGTGTTTACCTTCCGCGGCGATGATGATTTGTGGCTCTATATCAACGGCAAGTTGGTTATTGATATAGGCGGTGTGCACTCCATGATTGAGCGCAGTATCGATCTTGATAAAGCAGCTGCAGAGTTGGGCATTGAAGTAGGGCAAACCTACAGCTTCGACTTATTCTTTGCGGAGCGCCATACCACGCAGTCCAACTTCCAGATTGAAACTAACATCAACTTGGAATGTACAGATAATCGATAA
- a CDS encoding VF530 family DNA-binding protein — MNDEINYKNNPLHGVSLKNLLVELVEHYGWKILFAYLNINCFKTNPSIDSSVKFLKKTGWAREKVEAFYLYQFKSLPRATDEQFALPPRDRIIPDGQVPGEPAELSIEDAERLQEKRAKKAAARGQGGRENSKDRSNKNYPNKRPRTGRDDGKSKSGSVWGNSGDSASNSTSNSTSNSTSNSTSNSNNKKPTKPAPDESDPWANWRK; from the coding sequence ATGAACGATGAAATAAACTACAAAAACAATCCGCTACACGGTGTGAGTTTAAAAAACTTACTTGTAGAGCTTGTAGAGCACTACGGTTGGAAAATTTTGTTTGCCTACCTCAATATCAACTGCTTTAAAACTAACCCTAGTATCGATTCCAGCGTGAAGTTTTTAAAGAAAACAGGTTGGGCGCGAGAAAAAGTAGAAGCATTTTACCTCTACCAGTTTAAGAGTTTGCCAAGGGCCACGGACGAGCAATTTGCATTGCCGCCACGCGATCGCATTATTCCCGATGGCCAAGTACCCGGTGAGCCTGCAGAGCTAAGCATAGAAGATGCCGAACGCCTGCAAGAAAAGCGCGCTAAAAAAGCTGCCGCACGTGGGCAGGGTGGTAGAGAAAATAGCAAAGACCGGTCTAATAAAAATTACCCTAACAAGCGCCCACGTACAGGGCGCGACGATGGCAAGTCAAAGTCCGGCAGTGTGTGGGGGAACTCTGGCGATAGCGCTTCCAATAGCACTTCCAATAGCACTTCCAATAGCACTTCCAATAGCACTTCTAATAGCAATAATAAAAAACCTACCAAACCGGCGCCAGATGAATCAGACCCTTGGGCAAATTGGCGGAAATAG
- a CDS encoding tetratricopeptide repeat protein → MAMKYVNKLVFAALVTSAVLTLSACNTTGVKTTGADVEQAAELMATLRFVPVLEVDKEGVTQPYEALPNPYIKRGRIDKESVSQFITARRAFNKGDFNSATKTLNALTQSDSSLSGPWVLLGDIAMESKDTKLAITHYQKALEINRSNMNAWLRLAHALRVQGEFLKAQNVYAHALAEWKDCPEAHLNLAVLYDVYLNLPLRAQKHMEAYMFLTGGEDKKVANWLMEIQKRTGVAQALPADKTLLKPVS, encoded by the coding sequence ATGGCGATGAAATACGTTAATAAATTAGTTTTTGCCGCGCTTGTTACTAGTGCCGTATTGACGCTAAGCGCCTGCAATACCACCGGAGTTAAAACCACTGGTGCGGATGTGGAGCAGGCGGCAGAGCTTATGGCTACCTTGCGCTTTGTACCAGTATTAGAGGTAGATAAAGAAGGCGTAACCCAGCCTTATGAAGCCCTACCCAACCCCTATATTAAACGTGGCCGTATTGATAAAGAATCGGTAAGCCAATTTATTACTGCTCGTAGGGCTTTCAATAAAGGCGACTTTAATAGCGCAACTAAAACGCTTAACGCGCTCACCCAGAGCGATAGCTCACTATCTGGGCCTTGGGTGCTATTAGGCGATATCGCCATGGAGTCTAAAGACACCAAGCTTGCTATTACGCACTATCAAAAAGCGCTAGAAATAAACCGTAGCAATATGAATGCCTGGTTGCGCCTAGCACATGCTTTGCGTGTACAAGGGGAGTTCCTAAAAGCACAAAACGTCTATGCCCATGCTTTGGCCGAGTGGAAAGATTGCCCAGAGGCGCACCTGAATTTAGCCGTGTTATATGATGTGTATCTCAATTTACCTTTGCGTGCGCAAAAGCATATGGAAGCCTATATGTTTTTAACCGGTGGTGAAGATAAAAAAGTCGCTAACTGGCTAATGGAAATACAAAAACGCACAGGCGTTGCTCAAGCGCTACCCGCAGATAAAACGCTATTAAAACCGGTAAGTTAA
- a CDS encoding ExbD/TolR family protein: MKYKLANQDKEPADIDVTSFLNLMIVLVPVLLVSMTFTQITVLEISLPELTGGVVASDEPQSQLEVIIAEDGFKVFYPENTLIKEIPRVEAEGVSSYDYHTLSLVLQALKQELAEKEDVLLLSDPEVNYQELVATMEVVKSYKTTIAASLVEIELFPKISLDDAKKGKS; the protein is encoded by the coding sequence ATGAAATACAAACTTGCTAATCAAGATAAAGAACCAGCAGATATAGACGTCACATCATTTCTTAACTTAATGATTGTGTTGGTACCTGTATTGCTGGTGAGTATGACGTTTACGCAAATTACAGTGCTCGAAATTTCGCTGCCAGAATTAACCGGTGGCGTGGTTGCAAGTGACGAGCCGCAATCACAGTTAGAAGTAATTATTGCCGAAGACGGCTTTAAGGTGTTTTACCCAGAGAATACGCTTATTAAAGAAATTCCTCGTGTAGAAGCCGAAGGCGTAAGTAGCTACGACTACCACACACTTTCTTTGGTGCTACAGGCTTTAAAACAAGAGCTGGCCGAAAAAGAGGATGTGTTGTTGCTATCTGACCCCGAAGTTAATTATCAGGAGTTAGTAGCCACTATGGAAGTTGTGAAGTCATATAAAACAACCATTGCTGCCAGCTTGGTAGAAATCGAGCTATTCCCTAAAATCTCTTTAGATGATGCAAAAAAGGGGAAAAGCTAA
- a CDS encoding ExbD/TolR family protein, with the protein MLLKEVGSTIFYQKKKPNPVSKLSLIALMDIFTILVFFLLLNSGDAEKIHNAKFVALPDSSAGSSPHKEVAIIIGEDKIWFEDELVGEIDALLAPNPGKVIPELSAVLAEYVERKGELSPFEKRSGLSVTILGDKSASYTLIKSIMETCQENNLRNISLAVNQVVKGAYDVQVSGAVSTNSDIGG; encoded by the coding sequence ATGTTGTTGAAAGAAGTCGGTTCGACTATTTTTTACCAAAAGAAAAAGCCTAACCCCGTTTCTAAGCTGAGCTTAATAGCATTAATGGATATTTTTACTATTTTAGTATTCTTCTTGCTTCTGAATTCTGGCGATGCTGAAAAAATTCACAATGCTAAATTCGTTGCTCTACCAGATTCTAGCGCCGGCAGTTCGCCGCACAAAGAAGTGGCGATTATTATCGGCGAAGACAAGATCTGGTTTGAAGATGAACTTGTAGGCGAAATAGATGCGCTACTTGCACCTAACCCCGGCAAAGTTATTCCAGAGCTGTCTGCCGTGCTGGCGGAGTATGTAGAGCGCAAGGGTGAGCTTTCTCCTTTCGAAAAGCGCTCTGGGTTGTCGGTGACTATTCTTGGCGATAAATCTGCTTCCTATACGCTAATAAAAAGCATTATGGAAACTTGCCAAGAAAATAACTTACGTAATATTTCGTTAGCAGTAAACCAAGTTGTTAAAGGCGCGTACGATGTGCAAGTAAGTGGCGCGGTTAGCACAAATTCGGATATTGGTGGGTAA